One genomic window of Haloferax mediterranei ATCC 33500 includes the following:
- the ileS gene encoding isoleucine--tRNA ligase has product MEDIADQYTPSDVESAVGEYWDENDAYEATKEAHADDPSFFFVDGPPYTSGQMHLGTAWNKTLKDAAIRYKRMTGHHVTDRPGYDMHGLPIEVKVEEELGFTSKRDIEEFGMEAFIDKCKEFAVRNRKAMDEDFQSIGAWMDWDNPYQTLSPEYMESAWWAFSKVAENGLVEQGKRSVNYCPRCQTAIAANEVEYDEITSPSIYVKFPLKGREGNLVIWTTTPWTIPANTFVAVSDEMTYQEVRAEKDGESEVLYVAEPCVEEVLKKGRYEDYEVLSELTGEEMVGWEYEHPLVDVLTEYADFEGAGQVYTADYVEADRTGLVHSAPGHGQEDFARAQELGLDVFVPVDGKGEFTEQAGDYVGTFVRDANPAVMDDLDERGHLLHAGEHDHRYGHCWRCDTDIIFLATDQWFITVTDIKDQLLDNIEESEWHPQWARDNRFRDFVSDAPDWNISRQRYWGIPLPIWVPQDPDADAAEEMIVVGTREELAERADQDIDPETVDLHRPSVDPITITEDGVTYERVPDVFDVWIDSSVATWGTLDFPSETEDYEELWPADLIIEAHDQTRGWFWSQLGMGTAATGESPYKRVLMHGFANDKDGRKMSKSVGNIVTPEEAIDRAGRDPLRAYLLCHDQQGVDLSFDWDGLEDMQSTLNIFWNVFRFPLPYMDLDGYDPAEADLSEGELTVVDEWVLSRLQTVKAEMHEAWDDYEVSTALNTLLDFITEDVSRFYVKAIRERMWDEEDSDSKLGAYATLSTVLAESLRLIAPYTPYMAERMYQRLDGSETTVHMLSYPEPDEDRRDEDLEANMAVLRDVEEAAAHARQLGGRKLRWPVSRIVVESDDDEVAAAVEALSDLLSERVNTRAVEVVDVFDELVETAEPQMSVIGPEFGADAQKIMGAVEGLTRAEVESGVEVDGETYELTDEMVSYRAEPPENVTGADFEGGTVYVDTALTDDIESEGYARDVIRRIQEMRKQLDLDVEEEIDVGIDVADDRVAAFVEENRDLIAEEVRARSLELGTADGETVETWDVEDVSVTIAVTQLE; this is encoded by the coding sequence ATGGAAGACATCGCAGACCAGTACACGCCGTCGGATGTCGAATCCGCAGTCGGCGAGTACTGGGACGAGAACGACGCGTACGAGGCGACGAAGGAGGCACACGCCGACGACCCGTCGTTCTTCTTCGTCGACGGCCCGCCGTACACGTCCGGCCAGATGCACCTCGGCACGGCGTGGAACAAGACGCTGAAGGACGCCGCCATCCGCTACAAGCGCATGACGGGGCACCACGTCACCGACCGCCCCGGATACGACATGCACGGTCTCCCCATCGAGGTCAAAGTCGAAGAGGAACTCGGCTTCACCTCGAAGCGCGACATCGAGGAGTTCGGCATGGAGGCGTTCATCGACAAGTGCAAGGAGTTCGCCGTCCGTAACCGCAAGGCCATGGACGAGGACTTCCAGTCCATCGGCGCGTGGATGGACTGGGACAATCCCTACCAGACGCTGTCTCCCGAGTACATGGAGTCCGCGTGGTGGGCCTTCTCGAAAGTCGCCGAAAACGGGCTGGTCGAACAGGGCAAGCGGTCGGTCAACTACTGCCCGCGCTGTCAGACCGCCATCGCCGCGAACGAAGTCGAATACGACGAAATCACGTCGCCGTCTATCTACGTCAAGTTCCCGCTGAAGGGCCGTGAGGGCAACCTCGTCATCTGGACGACGACGCCGTGGACCATTCCCGCGAACACCTTCGTCGCCGTCTCCGACGAGATGACGTATCAGGAGGTCCGCGCCGAGAAGGACGGCGAGAGCGAAGTGCTCTACGTCGCCGAACCGTGTGTCGAGGAAGTCCTGAAGAAGGGCCGCTACGAGGACTACGAAGTCCTCTCGGAACTCACCGGCGAGGAAATGGTCGGCTGGGAGTACGAGCACCCGCTTGTAGACGTACTGACCGAGTACGCCGACTTCGAAGGCGCTGGACAGGTCTACACCGCCGACTACGTCGAAGCCGACCGCACGGGGCTGGTTCACTCCGCGCCCGGTCACGGTCAAGAGGACTTCGCCCGCGCACAGGAACTCGGTCTCGACGTGTTCGTCCCCGTCGACGGCAAAGGCGAGTTCACGGAGCAGGCCGGCGACTACGTCGGGACGTTCGTCCGCGACGCCAACCCGGCGGTCATGGACGACCTCGACGAGCGCGGTCACCTGCTCCACGCAGGCGAACACGACCACCGCTACGGGCACTGTTGGCGCTGCGACACGGACATCATCTTCCTCGCCACCGACCAGTGGTTCATCACGGTCACGGACATCAAAGACCAACTGCTGGACAACATCGAGGAGTCCGAGTGGCACCCGCAGTGGGCGCGCGACAACCGCTTCCGAGACTTCGTGAGCGACGCGCCCGACTGGAACATCTCTCGCCAGCGCTACTGGGGTATCCCGCTTCCCATCTGGGTTCCGCAGGACCCCGACGCCGACGCTGCGGAGGAGATGATTGTCGTTGGCACCCGCGAAGAACTCGCCGAGCGCGCCGACCAGGATATCGACCCCGAGACGGTCGACCTCCACCGGCCATCGGTCGACCCCATCACCATCACCGAAGACGGCGTGACCTACGAGCGCGTTCCCGACGTGTTCGACGTGTGGATCGACTCCTCGGTCGCCACGTGGGGCACCCTCGACTTCCCGAGCGAGACGGAGGACTACGAGGAACTGTGGCCCGCCGACCTCATCATCGAGGCACACGACCAGACCCGCGGATGGTTCTGGTCGCAACTCGGCATGGGTACCGCCGCGACTGGCGAGTCCCCGTACAAGCGAGTCCTCATGCACGGGTTCGCGAACGACAAGGACGGCCGCAAGATGTCGAAGTCCGTCGGCAACATCGTCACGCCCGAAGAGGCCATCGACCGCGCCGGTCGGGACCCGCTTCGCGCGTACCTCCTGTGTCACGACCAACAGGGTGTCGACCTCTCGTTCGACTGGGACGGTCTCGAAGACATGCAGTCGACGCTCAACATCTTCTGGAACGTCTTCCGCTTCCCGCTTCCGTATATGGACCTCGACGGCTACGACCCCGCCGAGGCCGACCTCTCAGAAGGCGAACTCACCGTCGTCGACGAGTGGGTGCTCTCGCGTCTCCAGACCGTCAAGGCCGAGATGCACGAGGCGTGGGACGACTACGAGGTCTCCACCGCGCTGAACACGCTTCTCGACTTCATCACCGAGGACGTCTCGCGCTTCTACGTGAAGGCCATCCGCGAGCGCATGTGGGACGAGGAGGACTCCGACTCCAAACTCGGCGCGTACGCCACGCTCTCGACGGTGCTTGCCGAGTCTCTCCGCCTCATCGCGCCCTACACGCCGTACATGGCCGAGCGCATGTACCAGCGTCTCGACGGCTCTGAGACGACCGTCCACATGCTCTCGTACCCCGAACCGGACGAAGACCGCCGCGACGAGGACCTCGAAGCCAACATGGCGGTCCTCCGCGACGTCGAGGAGGCCGCGGCCCACGCCCGACAACTGGGCGGCCGCAAACTCCGCTGGCCCGTCTCGCGCATCGTCGTCGAATCCGACGACGACGAGGTTGCAGCGGCCGTCGAAGCCCTCTCGGACCTCCTCTCGGAGCGCGTGAACACGCGCGCCGTGGAAGTCGTCGACGTGTTCGACGAACTCGTCGAGACGGCGGAACCGCAGATGAGCGTCATCGGGCCGGAGTTCGGCGCTGACGCCCAGAAAATCATGGGTGCCGTCGAGGGTCTCACCCGCGCCGAGGTCGAATCCGGCGTCGAAGTCGACGGCGAGACCTACGAACTCACCGACGAGATGGTCTCCTACCGTGCCGAACCGCCGGAGAACGTCACCGGGGCCGACTTCGAGGGCGGCACCGTCTACGTCGACACCGCGCTTACCGACGACATCGAGTCCGAGGGCTACGCCCGCGACGTTATCCGCCGCATTCAGGAGATGCGCAAGCAACTCGACCTCGACGTCGAAGAGGAAATCGACGTGGGCATCGACGTGGCAGACGACCGCGTCGCCGCCTTCGTCGAGGAGAACCGCGACCTCATCGCCGAGGAAGTTCGCGCTCGCTCGCTCGAACTCGGCACCGCCGACGGCGAGACGGTCGAGACGTGGGATGTCGAAGACGTGTCCGTGACCATCGCAGTCACGCAACTCGAGTAA
- a CDS encoding acyl-CoA thioesterase translates to MSEQTSTLAESRTEMTELLLPNDTNNLGRALGGAVLHWMDICGAIAAMRFSNRQCVTASMDHVDFISAIDLGEVAVMEAYVFNVGRTSVDVKVDVHAENPKTDERRKTTSSFLTFVALDDDGETTPVPRLECPTPEEEALRQEAVEARAAQLESVIDRMDEA, encoded by the coding sequence ATGAGCGAACAGACATCGACGCTCGCCGAATCGCGAACCGAGATGACCGAACTGCTCCTGCCGAACGACACGAACAACCTCGGACGCGCGCTCGGTGGGGCGGTCCTCCACTGGATGGACATCTGCGGAGCAATCGCGGCGATGCGATTTTCGAACCGTCAGTGTGTCACCGCCTCGATGGACCACGTCGATTTCATCAGCGCCATCGACCTCGGCGAGGTGGCCGTCATGGAGGCGTACGTGTTCAACGTCGGCCGGACGAGCGTCGACGTGAAGGTCGACGTGCACGCGGAGAACCCGAAGACGGACGAGCGCCGCAAGACTACGTCGTCGTTCCTGACGTTCGTCGCCCTCGACGACGACGGCGAAACCACACCGGTGCCGCGTCTCGAATGTCCAACACCCGAAGAAGAGGCGCTCCGTCAGGAGGCGGTCGAGGCGCGCGCCGCCCAGTTGGAGTCCGTCATCGACCGGATGGACGAAGCGTAA
- a CDS encoding bifunctional nuclease family protein yields MKHRAVVHGIGVGVGEDGSNVPAVVLEARDEFLPIVITSDQAQAIQLGLSGEQFERPLTHDLLAEMVTEFGGAIDSIRIDDLSNGTFYAKVDAERYHAGESRTFVFDARPSDAIALAIRVDCPILISDEVLDAAGQPPEAFDTDVDE; encoded by the coding sequence ATGAAACACCGTGCCGTGGTCCACGGTATCGGGGTCGGTGTCGGTGAAGACGGGTCGAACGTCCCGGCGGTCGTTCTCGAAGCCCGAGACGAGTTCTTACCCATCGTCATCACCTCGGACCAGGCCCAAGCGATTCAACTCGGTCTTTCCGGCGAACAGTTCGAACGCCCGTTGACGCACGACTTGCTCGCCGAGATGGTGACCGAGTTCGGAGGCGCGATAGACAGCATTCGCATTGACGACCTCTCGAACGGCACGTTTTACGCGAAAGTCGACGCCGAGCGGTACCACGCGGGCGAATCGAGGACGTTCGTCTTCGACGCTCGCCCGAGCGACGCCATCGCGCTCGCCATCCGCGTGGACTGTCCGATTCTCATCTCCGACGAGGTACTCGACGCCGCTGGACAGCCTCCAGAGGCGTTTGACACGGACGTAGACGAGTAG
- a CDS encoding ArsR/SmtB family transcription factor, protein MAGLLPSAPDTSAADEPSPRVIGLDDDEASELLSALSSETARRALALLHEEPTNAAELAERVDTSLQNVQYHLGKLDDAGLIEVVDTVYSEKGREMKVYAPADRPLVVVAAAEETRTGLASMVTSLLGGVAVLGLLAALVQWVATRGPGGLFPVAETGSSDGAVTMAAESAPAAAQSIPPGIAFFAGGLVILLAIAIVQFARYRAE, encoded by the coding sequence ATGGCCGGTTTGCTGCCCTCCGCCCCAGATACCTCCGCCGCAGACGAGCCTTCGCCCCGCGTCATCGGACTCGACGACGACGAGGCGTCAGAACTCCTCTCGGCGCTCTCGTCGGAGACGGCCCGGCGCGCACTCGCCCTTCTCCACGAAGAACCGACGAACGCCGCCGAACTCGCCGAGCGCGTAGACACATCCCTCCAGAACGTCCAGTACCATCTCGGAAAACTCGACGACGCCGGTCTCATCGAGGTGGTCGACACCGTCTACTCCGAGAAAGGACGCGAAATGAAAGTCTACGCGCCCGCGGACCGACCGCTGGTCGTCGTCGCCGCGGCCGAAGAGACGCGAACGGGGCTCGCGAGCATGGTAACGAGTCTTCTCGGCGGCGTCGCCGTGTTGGGTCTCCTCGCAGCGCTCGTTCAGTGGGTTGCCACGCGCGGTCCCGGCGGTCTCTTCCCAGTTGCTGAAACAGGAAGCTCGGACGGGGCTGTCACGATGGCTGCCGAGTCCGCACCTGCGGCCGCACAGAGTATTCCACCCGGAATCGCGTTCTTCGCCGGTGGTCTCGTTATCCTTCTCGCGATTGCAATCGTCCAGTTTGCCCGTTACCGAGCGGAGTAA
- a CDS encoding glycerate kinase type-2 family protein, producing MHSFDARTPKPTHETALDCLQAGVEAVLPERVVRESVSLDGDTLTVANVAYDLSAYDRILVVGGGKAGDGVADALEAILGERIDDGVVVTPHPDDRGETSNRNRIERLPGDHPVPSARGVESTRHLVSLLLDLDERTLVLVAVTGGASAVLPAPADGISLADLRETTDQLLESGAEIHDLNAVRKHLSTLKGGGLARLAAPATVVGLVLSDVVGNDLSVIASGPTAPDETTYDDALDVLDRFDLDVPRSVRTRLARGSAGDLPETPKPGDSVFERVTNHILADTFTALDAARDVAQERGYDTLVLSSRVRGEAREAAKTHVAVAEEVLATGNPLDAPAVVLSGGECTVTVRGDGSGGPNLELCLAAAPELPDGAVLASIDSDGKDGGTDVAGAIVDAEAVAARDAHAALAKNDALPVLRDAGALVESGATGTNVNDLRVLVVDAGE from the coding sequence ATGCACAGTTTCGACGCGCGAACCCCAAAACCGACCCACGAGACAGCACTCGACTGCCTGCAGGCCGGGGTCGAGGCCGTCCTCCCCGAGCGTGTCGTCCGCGAGTCGGTTTCGCTCGACGGCGACACGCTCACCGTCGCAAACGTGGCCTACGACCTCTCGGCGTACGACCGCATCCTCGTCGTCGGCGGCGGGAAAGCGGGTGACGGTGTCGCGGACGCCCTCGAAGCTATCCTCGGCGAGCGAATCGACGATGGCGTGGTGGTAACGCCGCATCCAGACGACCGCGGTGAAACGAGTAACCGAAACCGAATCGAACGACTTCCCGGTGACCACCCGGTCCCGTCCGCGCGCGGCGTCGAGAGCACGCGCCACCTCGTGTCGCTCCTTTTGGACCTCGACGAGCGAACACTCGTCCTCGTTGCCGTCACCGGTGGCGCAAGCGCCGTTCTCCCGGCCCCGGCCGACGGCATCTCGCTCGCGGACCTTCGCGAGACGACGGACCAACTCCTCGAAAGCGGGGCCGAGATTCACGACCTCAACGCAGTCAGGAAACACCTTTCGACGCTCAAGGGCGGTGGTCTCGCCCGCCTTGCCGCGCCTGCGACAGTCGTCGGACTCGTCCTCTCGGACGTGGTCGGAAACGACCTCAGCGTCATCGCTTCGGGACCGACGGCTCCCGACGAGACGACCTACGACGACGCGCTCGACGTGCTGGACCGATTCGACCTCGACGTACCACGGTCGGTCAGGACGCGCCTCGCCCGCGGGTCTGCTGGTGACCTTCCGGAGACGCCGAAACCGGGTGACTCGGTGTTTGAGCGAGTGACGAACCACATTCTCGCGGACACCTTCACCGCTCTTGACGCCGCCCGCGACGTGGCCCAAGAACGAGGGTACGACACGCTCGTTCTCTCCTCCCGCGTCCGCGGTGAAGCCCGAGAGGCGGCGAAAACGCACGTCGCCGTCGCGGAAGAAGTGCTGGCGACCGGAAACCCGCTCGACGCGCCAGCAGTAGTTCTGTCCGGCGGTGAGTGTACCGTGACTGTTCGCGGCGATGGGTCCGGCGGGCCGAACCTCGAACTCTGCCTCGCGGCCGCGCCCGAACTGCCGGATGGTGCCGTCCTCGCCAGCATCGACAGCGATGGGAAAGACGGCGGCACCGACGTCGCCGGAGCTATCGTCGACGCGGAGGCAGTCGCTGCGCGAGATGCGCACGCTGCCTTGGCGAAAAACGATGCACTGCCGGTGCTCCGGGATGCGGGTGCATTGGTCGAATCGGGGGCGACCGGAACGAACGTCAACGATTTGCGGGTGTTGGTCGTCGATGCGGGCGAGTGA
- a CDS encoding TraB/GumN family protein produces the protein MNDSSPGEGHVRVVGTAHVSADSVREVEETVKAEQPDVVAVELDEGRYRQLKGGSPDDIEASDLLRGNTVFQFIAYWMLSYVQAQMGEKFDVKPGADMLAAVETAESEGLDVALVDRNIQTTIQRFWRRMGIVEKMRMAGELLFGFADARGVGAVFGIAVGVFLGPLVGLYGDAVGITDLILTRTATAAVVGGAASYMLYTIASFYLDGDDALLAGLGGGTAIGIILSFGLGIGTGLATAVLKDLGIAIVGSLVIGIVAGVAVGVVAGVVLNAIGLFAPAEGVEDYEEYDMADLTDGDVVSAMMEEFRRFSPGGAEALIDERDAFIAHKLVALRQSGHDVVAVVGAGHKAGIESYLERPETLPPMESLVGVSEKKGFPWGKLIGFGVTAVFIGFFVLLAMAGISNERLLTIFGAWFLINGIFAGTLAKLAGARWSGALVGGLVAWMTSINPLLAPGWFTGYVELRHTPVNVGDIGKLNELLSDEETPIPELVGQMFDVPLFKLIMVVAMTNIGSIIASFLFVTYVIPVIASDLGGASGVANLMFEGARNSADLIWRTLT, from the coding sequence ATGAACGATTCGTCGCCCGGCGAGGGTCACGTCCGCGTCGTCGGCACGGCCCACGTCTCGGCCGACAGCGTCCGAGAGGTCGAAGAGACCGTCAAAGCGGAGCAACCGGACGTTGTCGCGGTCGAACTCGATGAAGGGCGCTACCGGCAGTTGAAGGGCGGGTCGCCCGACGACATCGAAGCAAGTGACCTCCTTCGCGGAAACACCGTCTTCCAGTTTATCGCCTACTGGATGCTCTCGTACGTCCAGGCGCAGATGGGAGAAAAGTTCGACGTAAAGCCCGGTGCAGACATGCTCGCCGCGGTCGAGACCGCGGAATCGGAAGGTCTCGACGTGGCGCTCGTCGACCGGAATATCCAGACGACCATCCAACGCTTCTGGCGGCGGATGGGCATCGTCGAAAAGATGCGAATGGCCGGCGAGCTACTGTTCGGCTTCGCGGACGCTCGCGGCGTTGGTGCGGTCTTCGGCATCGCCGTCGGGGTCTTCCTCGGCCCGCTCGTCGGACTCTACGGAGACGCGGTCGGCATCACCGACCTCATCCTGACTCGGACCGCGACCGCCGCGGTCGTCGGTGGAGCCGCTTCGTACATGCTGTACACGATTGCGTCGTTCTATCTCGACGGTGACGACGCCCTTCTCGCCGGACTCGGTGGGGGGACAGCGATTGGAATCATCCTCAGTTTCGGACTCGGTATCGGAACTGGACTCGCCACAGCGGTCCTCAAAGACCTCGGGATTGCCATCGTCGGCAGCCTCGTCATTGGTATCGTCGCTGGCGTCGCCGTGGGCGTTGTCGCCGGGGTCGTGCTGAACGCAATCGGCTTGTTCGCGCCTGCGGAGGGCGTCGAGGACTACGAGGAGTACGACATGGCCGACCTGACCGACGGTGACGTGGTGTCGGCGATGATGGAGGAGTTCCGCCGGTTCAGCCCCGGCGGCGCGGAGGCGCTCATCGACGAACGCGACGCCTTCATTGCACACAAACTCGTCGCACTCCGACAGTCCGGCCACGACGTCGTCGCCGTCGTCGGCGCGGGCCACAAAGCCGGTATCGAGAGCTATCTCGAACGCCCGGAAACCCTGCCGCCGATGGAGTCGCTCGTCGGCGTCAGCGAAAAGAAGGGCTTCCCGTGGGGGAAACTCATCGGGTTCGGCGTTACCGCAGTCTTCATCGGCTTTTTCGTCCTCCTCGCGATGGCCGGCATCAGCAACGAGCGGCTCTTGACAATCTTCGGTGCGTGGTTCCTCATCAACGGCATCTTCGCCGGCACGCTCGCCAAACTCGCCGGTGCGCGCTGGAGTGGTGCCCTCGTCGGCGGTCTCGTCGCGTGGATGACTTCCATCAACCCGCTTCTCGCACCCGGCTGGTTCACCGGCTACGTCGAACTCCGACACACGCCGGTCAACGTCGGTGACATCGGGAAACTCAACGAACTGCTCTCGGACGAGGAGACGCCGATTCCCGAACTCGTCGGACAGATGTTCGACGTGCCGCTTTTCAAACTCATCATGGTCGTCGCCATGACGAACATCGGGAGCATCATCGCCAGTTTCCTCTTTGTCACCTACGTCATCCCCGTCATCGCATCCGACCTCGGCGGCGCGTCGGGCGTCGCAAACCTGATGTTCGAAGGGGCAAGAAACAGCGCCGACCTCATCTGGAGGACGCTCACGTGA
- a CDS encoding zinc metalloprotease, translating into MNVTFSSRELRDLAVAWLALGLAFAIFFAGGGNRALALLLSGSFGLALIVSLLTAGVGFLLHEVAHKVVAVKFDQVAEFRADYGMLGIAVMSALIGFIFAAPGAVYHRGMLTDREHGLIALAGPVTNLLLLVAFAPVFVGGIIIGSDVVQLIGSRGLVINAFLAAFNMLPFGSLDGRTVKSWSTSVFAGVLVLSILLTVGLLLFVGF; encoded by the coding sequence GTGAACGTCACGTTCTCCTCGCGGGAGCTACGTGACCTCGCCGTCGCGTGGCTTGCGCTCGGCCTGGCGTTCGCCATCTTCTTCGCCGGAGGTGGCAACCGCGCGCTCGCATTGCTCCTCAGCGGGTCGTTCGGTCTCGCGCTGATTGTGAGCCTGCTGACTGCTGGAGTGGGATTCCTGCTCCACGAGGTCGCACACAAAGTCGTCGCCGTCAAGTTCGACCAAGTGGCCGAGTTCCGTGCGGATTACGGAATGCTCGGCATCGCCGTCATGAGCGCTCTCATCGGATTTATCTTCGCCGCGCCGGGCGCGGTGTACCACCGCGGGATGCTCACCGACCGCGAACACGGCCTTATCGCTCTCGCCGGGCCGGTGACGAACCTCCTGCTCCTCGTCGCCTTCGCGCCGGTGTTCGTCGGCGGCATCATCATCGGGTCCGACGTCGTCCAACTTATCGGGTCGCGCGGACTCGTCATCAACGCCTTTCTCGCGGCGTTCAATATGCTTCCCTTCGGGTCGCTCGACGGGCGGACGGTCAAGTCGTGGAGCACATCGGTCTTTGCGGGCGTTCTCGTCCTATCTATCCTCCTGACCGTTGGGCTGCTCCTGTTCGTCGGGTTCTGA
- the purM gene encoding phosphoribosylformylglycinamidine cyclo-ligase, translated as MTKDDSEGMTYADAGVDIEASEAATAALVAQVGGGSGDYAGLLDIGDRYLGLATDGVGTKLLVAEALGDYSTVGIDCIAMNANDLVAAGVRPVAFVDYLAVDEPDETFAEQVGQGLAAGAEEAGIELVGGETAVMPEVINGLDLAGTCAGLSKKDAIFPGEAEVGDVLVGFPSSGIHSNGLTLARKAATTDGDYDDAWDGDDYDTIGEALLEPTRLYTYLLDDLRAAETNAAAHVTGGGWTNLERMGEFHYVVDDAFDPQPVFEFIQARGGVSDEEMHKTFNMGTGFVAAVPESNADELVEATDGRVIGKVEAGEGVSIRGLEL; from the coding sequence ATGACGAAAGACGACTCCGAAGGGATGACCTACGCCGATGCAGGCGTCGACATCGAGGCGAGCGAGGCCGCGACCGCGGCGCTCGTTGCGCAGGTTGGCGGCGGGTCGGGCGACTATGCCGGACTCCTCGACATCGGCGACCGGTATCTGGGACTCGCTACCGACGGCGTCGGGACGAAACTCCTCGTCGCGGAGGCGCTCGGTGACTACTCGACGGTCGGTATCGACTGTATCGCGATGAACGCGAACGACCTCGTAGCTGCGGGTGTCCGACCCGTCGCGTTCGTGGACTACCTCGCGGTCGACGAACCGGACGAAACGTTCGCCGAACAGGTCGGTCAGGGACTCGCCGCCGGTGCCGAGGAAGCGGGCATCGAACTCGTCGGCGGCGAGACGGCAGTCATGCCCGAAGTCATCAACGGACTCGACCTCGCCGGAACCTGCGCGGGGCTGTCGAAGAAAGACGCCATCTTCCCGGGCGAAGCCGAAGTCGGAGATGTTCTCGTCGGCTTCCCCTCCTCAGGTATTCACTCGAACGGCCTCACACTCGCCCGAAAGGCCGCCACCACCGACGGCGACTACGACGACGCGTGGGACGGCGACGACTACGACACCATCGGCGAGGCGCTTCTCGAACCGACGCGTCTCTACACGTACCTTCTCGACGACCTGCGCGCGGCCGAGACGAACGCCGCAGCCCACGTCACCGGTGGCGGATGGACAAACCTCGAACGCATGGGGGAGTTCCACTACGTCGTTGACGACGCGTTCGACCCGCAACCGGTCTTCGAGTTCATCCAAGCACGTGGCGGCGTCTCAGACGAAGAGATGCACAAGACGTTCAACATGGGGACCGGCTTCGTCGCTGCCGTTCCCGAATCGAATGCGGACGAACTCGTCGAAGCGACAGACGGCCGTGTTATCGGCAAGGTCGAGGCAGGTGAGGGCGTCTCGATTCGGGGACTGGAATTATAA
- a CDS encoding cytochrome P450, translating into MPLVGHSVDFAFNPFDTVADLLANYGVGDAVGLDVVGLGDLYVVAHPDHFERALVTERDAVTKGHEFEAAFGDAVVASEGDNWRRQRAELDPFFTRGRVNEHAPVMRQQIERRLETWPQSGTLSLETEMKSMALEVIFATVLGRKLDIGADERVRAASDGLNGRFAPASWVLPAWVPTPSRRRFRRAEKMLREEVQQLIETADEDSLTKRLTDALGSDYPETAESLENQLIGMIFAGHETTALALTYTVYVLAAHPDVRKQAVEEVDRVVSDSPVTVDELGRLPVLERVIKEALRLYPPVHTIPRETTKPLPVGERTIPAGSDLHLSVIRVHRDERWYDEPFSFDPDRWTKAIDRPVYAYLPFGAGPRSCLGRAFALTEMKIVLATMLREFEIDWGKDKPIEIMPEMTTQPKGQTPLVVRRR; encoded by the coding sequence ATGCCACTCGTCGGACATAGCGTCGATTTCGCGTTCAATCCTTTCGATACGGTGGCTGACCTATTGGCGAACTACGGGGTCGGCGACGCAGTCGGGCTTGATGTGGTGGGTCTGGGTGACCTGTATGTGGTTGCGCACCCCGACCACTTCGAGCGGGCGCTCGTAACCGAGCGCGACGCCGTCACCAAAGGACACGAGTTCGAGGCCGCATTCGGTGATGCAGTCGTTGCCAGCGAGGGTGATAACTGGCGACGACAGCGGGCGGAACTTGACCCGTTTTTTACCCGGGGTCGAGTCAACGAGCACGCGCCGGTGATGCGTCAGCAAATAGAGCGACGGCTCGAGACGTGGCCCCAGTCGGGAACCCTCTCACTCGAAACCGAAATGAAATCGATGGCCCTCGAGGTCATCTTTGCGACCGTCCTCGGGCGAAAACTCGATATCGGCGCCGACGAACGGGTTCGAGCCGCATCGGACGGCCTCAATGGGCGGTTCGCACCTGCGTCGTGGGTGCTCCCCGCGTGGGTTCCAACGCCGAGCCGCCGCCGGTTCAGGCGAGCAGAGAAGATGCTCCGCGAAGAGGTGCAACAGCTCATCGAAACCGCAGACGAGGACAGCCTCACAAAGCGCCTCACAGATGCGCTCGGAAGTGACTACCCGGAGACGGCCGAGTCGCTGGAGAACCAACTCATTGGAATGATATTCGCCGGTCACGAGACGACCGCACTGGCGCTCACATATACGGTGTACGTGTTAGCCGCACATCCCGACGTCCGCAAACAGGCCGTCGAGGAGGTGGACCGCGTCGTCAGCGACAGTCCAGTGACAGTCGACGAGTTAGGTCGACTTCCGGTGCTCGAACGAGTGATAAAAGAGGCGCTCAGGCTGTACCCGCCGGTTCACACGATTCCGCGTGAGACGACGAAACCGCTCCCCGTTGGGGAACGAACCATTCCTGCAGGCTCGGACCTCCATCTCTCTGTCATCCGTGTACACCGCGACGAACGCTGGTACGACGAGCCGTTCTCGTTCGATCCGGACCGGTGGACCAAGGCTATCGACCGGCCGGTCTATGCGTACTTGCCCTTTGGTGCTGGACCACGAAGCTGTCTGGGCCGGGCGTTTGCGCTTACCGAGATGAAAATCGTACTTGCGACGATGCTCCGGGAGTTCGAGATTGACTGGGGGAAAGACAAGCCGATAGAGATTATGCCGGAGATGACGACGCAGCCGAAGGGACAGACCCCTCTCGTCGTCCGCCGACGTTAG